Proteins from a genomic interval of Halobacteria archaeon AArc-dxtr1:
- a CDS encoding SMC family ATPase, with product MRLTDVRLERIKSYDDKTTVGLGEGVTAILGENGAGKSTVAEAVGWALFDSLPYNQDEFVREGESSGTVWVRFEMDGRTYTVQRGTSGTYSVVDETADAELELGKKEEVVDWLRRTFGLDGEGDVDLSTLWENCIGVPQTQFLSDFRARKGIRKKQFDPLLGIDVYEQAWSTQSTHNLKQPVDELESRKQTTKERISRLEGVVEDLPEQREAVDEQETEVEKLGDELEGVRSKLADAKEEFSELDDLKQRRDELDRTIESAESRVEGNLGQLDTARTDLQDARMAAKVVDETADSHRRFREADERLSELREREAERDDLEAELEKAVDSYREAKREYEDLHDRAEAAREADDSMAELEASHERYEELDQKIEEARDAAERIEEIDVRITEIDDTNFPEAEAKVSEQRDHISELENRRSFAEEAPELDSMRADMEATIETRQAEIEDLTDQRDRLIAVDFDRDSDGGYHEHEEGETCPTCDRPLDADTRDRIVETIEEQITEAEAEIAAAEARLPAVRAGLDAAKKAQQAVAGLDAARDRLAELEDAVDELEAERGSLTDERAKLEPLADQLDELCAERDEIEDDHEAYERAQFEYENKREAIDQIEDAREELYRTSWEAARLERRLATEFGDLNEQIAEQREIKDETEDAHDRYVRNEAEAERVDDRLERVIELYKDIEAAERERRAAESELTRVKAEFDADRHAELDDRVDCLDSRETQLDTRLDEARETLDELRSELQRLETVAEQLERWKETHVQLERDIKFAKTVRNGVRDAGPKMRELIASRIGERANQIYQTLRGTGRESLTWDETYQIVVQDGSQHKPFGNLSGGEKMAAALAVRLAIMERVSPLDIAFLDEPTANLDSEKKNNLVRQLERLDVFEQLCVISHDDTFESMTEYTV from the coding sequence ATGCGGTTGACCGATGTTCGGCTCGAACGGATCAAGAGCTACGACGACAAGACAACTGTCGGACTCGGCGAGGGTGTGACGGCAATCCTCGGTGAGAATGGGGCCGGTAAATCGACTGTTGCCGAGGCGGTCGGGTGGGCGTTATTCGACTCACTACCATACAATCAAGACGAGTTCGTCCGAGAGGGGGAATCATCGGGGACAGTCTGGGTGAGATTCGAGATGGACGGACGGACGTACACGGTCCAGAGGGGAACGAGTGGGACCTACTCCGTAGTCGACGAGACCGCCGACGCGGAACTTGAGCTCGGCAAGAAGGAAGAAGTCGTCGACTGGCTCAGGAGAACGTTCGGGCTAGACGGTGAAGGTGACGTCGATTTATCGACACTCTGGGAAAACTGCATAGGAGTGCCACAGACGCAGTTCCTCTCGGACTTCCGGGCAAGGAAGGGGATACGGAAAAAGCAGTTCGATCCGCTACTTGGTATCGATGTCTACGAACAGGCGTGGAGTACCCAGAGCACACACAACTTGAAACAGCCAGTCGATGAACTGGAGTCCCGCAAGCAGACTACAAAGGAGCGGATTAGCAGGCTCGAGGGGGTCGTTGAGGATCTCCCAGAGCAGCGGGAGGCCGTCGACGAACAGGAGACGGAAGTCGAGAAACTCGGCGACGAACTCGAAGGGGTCCGGTCGAAGCTTGCTGACGCGAAGGAGGAGTTCTCGGAATTGGACGATCTGAAACAACGTCGGGACGAACTCGATCGAACCATCGAGAGCGCCGAGAGTCGGGTCGAGGGGAATCTCGGGCAACTCGATACGGCCCGAACTGATCTTCAAGACGCCCGGATGGCTGCCAAAGTCGTCGATGAGACTGCCGACTCCCACCGGCGGTTCCGCGAGGCGGACGAACGACTCTCGGAGTTACGTGAGCGGGAAGCGGAGCGTGATGATCTCGAAGCAGAACTGGAGAAGGCCGTCGATAGCTACCGCGAGGCTAAGCGTGAGTACGAAGATCTTCATGACCGAGCTGAGGCCGCGCGGGAGGCCGATGACAGCATGGCCGAGCTTGAAGCGTCCCACGAGCGATACGAGGAACTTGACCAGAAAATAGAGGAGGCACGAGATGCAGCCGAGCGGATCGAGGAAATCGACGTACGAATCACGGAGATCGACGACACGAATTTCCCCGAGGCCGAAGCGAAAGTTTCCGAGCAGCGTGATCACATTTCGGAACTCGAGAACAGACGGTCGTTCGCCGAAGAGGCACCAGAACTCGACTCGATGCGCGCCGATATGGAGGCGACCATCGAGACACGGCAGGCCGAAATAGAGGACCTGACAGACCAGCGTGATCGTCTGATTGCTGTTGATTTCGACAGGGATAGCGACGGCGGTTACCACGAGCACGAGGAGGGAGAAACCTGTCCGACCTGCGACCGGCCGCTGGACGCCGACACCCGAGACAGAATCGTCGAGACGATTGAGGAACAAATCACAGAGGCGGAAGCCGAGATTGCCGCTGCCGAGGCTCGACTGCCGGCTGTCCGGGCAGGGCTCGACGCGGCGAAGAAGGCTCAGCAGGCAGTCGCTGGGCTCGATGCGGCGCGAGATCGGCTCGCCGAGTTGGAGGATGCCGTCGACGAACTCGAGGCAGAACGCGGGTCCCTTACTGACGAGCGGGCTAAGCTAGAACCACTTGCGGACCAGTTGGACGAGCTTTGTGCCGAACGGGACGAAATCGAGGACGATCATGAGGCCTACGAACGGGCTCAGTTCGAGTACGAGAACAAACGCGAGGCGATTGATCAGATTGAGGACGCCCGTGAAGAGCTGTACCGGACTTCCTGGGAAGCTGCCCGGCTGGAGCGACGACTGGCGACGGAATTCGGTGACCTCAACGAACAGATTGCCGAGCAACGGGAGATCAAAGACGAGACCGAGGACGCACACGATCGCTACGTCCGGAATGAAGCGGAGGCCGAGCGCGTGGACGACCGTCTCGAACGGGTTATCGAGCTATACAAGGACATCGAAGCCGCGGAACGAGAACGCAGAGCAGCCGAAAGTGAACTGACGCGGGTCAAGGCTGAGTTCGACGCCGATCGGCACGCCGAACTGGACGACCGAGTTGACTGCCTCGATAGCCGCGAGACACAGCTCGACACGAGACTTGACGAGGCACGGGAGACTCTCGACGAACTCCGTAGCGAACTCCAGCGGCTCGAAACAGTTGCCGAGCAGCTGGAGCGGTGGAAGGAGACGCACGTGCAGTTGGAGCGGGATATCAAGTTCGCCAAGACGGTCCGCAATGGCGTTCGGGACGCCGGACCGAAGATGCGCGAACTGATCGCCAGTCGGATCGGCGAACGCGCTAACCAGATCTACCAGACGCTTCGGGGGACCGGTCGTGAGAGCCTGACATGGGACGAGACCTACCAAATCGTCGTTCAGGACGGCAGTCAGCACAAGCCGTTCGGAAACCTTTCGGGAGGTGAGAAAATGGCCGCTGCGCTGGCGGTGCGACTGGCGATCATGGAGCGGGTTAGCCCGCTCGACATCGCCTTCCTCGATGAACCAACTGCCAACCTCGACAGCGAGAAGAAGAATAATCTCGTCCGGCAACTGGAACGGCTCGACGTGTTCGAGCAGCTCTGCGTCATCTCTCACGACGATACGTTCGAGTCGATGACGGAGTACACGGTTAA
- a CDS encoding metallophosphoesterase, which translates to MNYRLLHAADVHLGHRQYNVKKRQGDMFLTFRKTLQEGVNKHEVDAILIPGDLFHSRDLRPSILESAEKAFEVVPDDIPVLVSPGNHDQNLNRRAMTWLEYLHQRDVITLLQPDFEGVSGGERPVEDLFPSLASAEENVGTGVDGTVPGYVDLDVPAFDAPVRVFGLEYRGGYIDTALDQARTAIEAVNNRAGEPAHTVLMAHFGVVDEVPDLGASVRYTTLQQFEGLVDYLALGHIHKPYEGPADEPWFFNPGSLEAHDTQEARWNLGYYVTDIERDSIEPHHHTSKRRPFYSYDWDVDGYESWANLAEAFDEAVADEQSDVVDFCSAEEYATSDGTPRAPVIDFRIQGHLEFDRRDLDVDALESKIVDTTNPIHVQTKVSVTTAEILDLVEGLDEDAVFTDTGTLRTEVLEGEVFTTVAEQTPYAEDPEATAEVLARAKELVIEEGASGESVADYLQRRRQEVFADGVGAVDPEFDDVADRADAGGVDAETFAAVQAGENVDPVEAAQRATTSDTDGDPDHEGEDVTADTPMAAERGED; encoded by the coding sequence ATGAATTACCGTTTACTCCACGCGGCCGACGTACACCTCGGTCACCGGCAGTACAACGTCAAAAAACGACAGGGCGACATGTTCCTCACGTTCCGGAAGACACTGCAAGAGGGCGTCAATAAACACGAGGTCGACGCCATCCTCATCCCGGGTGACCTGTTCCACTCGCGAGACCTGCGCCCGAGTATCCTCGAAAGCGCTGAGAAGGCCTTCGAGGTCGTCCCTGACGATATCCCCGTGTTGGTCTCGCCCGGGAACCACGACCAGAACCTCAATCGGCGAGCGATGACGTGGCTCGAGTACCTCCACCAGCGCGACGTGATCACACTCCTCCAACCGGACTTCGAAGGCGTTAGTGGCGGCGAACGGCCCGTCGAAGACCTCTTCCCCTCCCTGGCATCTGCAGAGGAAAATGTGGGGACCGGGGTCGACGGAACGGTTCCCGGATACGTCGATCTCGATGTCCCGGCCTTTGATGCCCCTGTCCGGGTGTTCGGATTGGAGTATCGGGGCGGGTACATCGATACGGCACTCGATCAGGCACGCACCGCCATTGAGGCGGTGAACAACCGGGCCGGCGAGCCGGCACACACTGTGCTGATGGCGCACTTTGGTGTCGTCGACGAGGTCCCGGATCTCGGTGCGTCCGTTCGATACACCACGCTCCAGCAGTTCGAGGGATTGGTGGATTACCTCGCGCTCGGGCACATCCACAAGCCGTACGAGGGGCCTGCCGACGAACCGTGGTTCTTCAATCCCGGCTCGCTCGAAGCTCACGACACGCAGGAGGCACGCTGGAACCTCGGGTACTACGTGACCGACATCGAGCGGGACAGTATCGAGCCACACCACCACACTAGCAAGCGACGACCGTTCTACTCGTACGACTGGGACGTGGACGGCTATGAGTCCTGGGCCAATCTCGCCGAGGCGTTCGACGAAGCGGTCGCCGATGAACAATCTGACGTGGTGGACTTCTGCTCAGCCGAGGAGTACGCGACGAGCGACGGAACCCCGCGTGCCCCAGTGATTGACTTCCGCATCCAAGGTCATCTGGAATTCGATCGACGCGACCTCGACGTGGATGCCCTAGAGTCTAAAATTGTCGACACAACCAACCCGATCCACGTCCAGACGAAGGTGAGTGTCACTACGGCCGAGATCCTTGACCTCGTCGAAGGGCTGGACGAAGACGCCGTGTTCACCGATACGGGGACGCTCAGGACGGAGGTACTGGAAGGAGAAGTGTTCACAACTGTCGCCGAGCAGACCCCGTACGCCGAGGATCCGGAAGCGACTGCGGAGGTGCTAGCTCGCGCGAAGGAATTGGTCATCGAGGAAGGCGCGAGTGGCGAGTCAGTCGCTGACTACCTCCAGCGGCGCCGTCAGGAAGTGTTCGCGGATGGCGTCGGTGCCGTCGACCCCGAGTTCGACGACGTAGCGGACCGGGCAGATGCGGGCGGGGTTGACGCGGAAACGTTCGCGGCTGTCCAGGCGGGTGAGAATGTCGACCCCGTCGAGGCCGCCCAGCGGGCGACCACTTCGGACACGGACGGCGACCCCGACCACGAGGGTGAGGACGTGACAGCCGACACTCCAATGGCGGCTGAGAGAGGTGAGGACTAA
- a CDS encoding DUF6166 domain-containing protein, with protein MNRTTDSQSLQQRHQRSDCDVVYVGYRHRGRAIVEKRPDQELLTPDRSLELANHSLSGFEWGYTGSGPAQLALALLLDHTDDAGVALAEYMSFKTEVASQLECTGADGCWRLTGHEIDATLRETIHEPVAPSVN; from the coding sequence ATGAATAGAACCACCGACTCACAGTCGCTCCAACAAAGACATCAAAGAAGTGACTGCGATGTCGTCTACGTCGGCTACCGTCATCGAGGTCGCGCCATTGTCGAGAAACGGCCCGACCAGGAACTGCTCACACCCGATCGGAGTCTCGAACTGGCGAACCACAGCCTCTCAGGATTTGAATGGGGATATACGGGCAGTGGCCCGGCACAACTCGCGCTCGCCCTTCTGCTCGATCACACCGACGATGCGGGGGTGGCACTTGCGGAGTACATGTCCTTCAAGACCGAGGTGGCGAGCCAGTTGGAGTGTACAGGAGCCGACGGCTGCTGGCGACTCACAGGGCACGAGATCGACGCAACACTTCGCGAGACAATCCATGAACCGGTCGCACCGTCCGTCAACTAA
- a CDS encoding helix-turn-helix domain containing protein, which produces MYEVCGEKELKVILALDPGDSISGVARKIDENRETIRRVVNRIEEAGYVAYDDGLQLVDQTIRDAGLEFLTASADISPPAISEAYVLPQFAGMEYAYTAIDAVYVWTRGGYQVARDPEDYPLFIAVYESDLDAWMEFFDRFGIPAAEERQPAEDLDGAIQVVLEPRSQIEPQMVDGRPVIPLQETVTFANEYYATFESALDMLGRMYDDVETDAAYRMEPART; this is translated from the coding sequence ATGTACGAAGTGTGCGGTGAGAAGGAACTCAAGGTCATCCTCGCGCTCGACCCGGGCGATTCCATCTCGGGCGTCGCGCGGAAGATCGACGAGAACCGAGAGACAATCCGCCGCGTCGTGAACCGTATCGAGGAGGCGGGATACGTCGCGTACGATGATGGCCTCCAGCTCGTCGATCAGACAATCCGAGACGCCGGTCTCGAGTTCCTGACGGCATCAGCAGACATCTCACCACCGGCAATTTCAGAGGCGTATGTCCTCCCACAGTTCGCGGGGATGGAGTATGCTTACACTGCGATCGATGCGGTCTACGTCTGGACCCGCGGTGGCTACCAAGTCGCTCGCGACCCAGAGGACTATCCGCTGTTCATCGCCGTCTACGAGTCCGATCTCGACGCCTGGATGGAGTTCTTCGATCGGTTCGGAATCCCGGCTGCGGAGGAGCGCCAGCCCGCTGAAGACCTCGATGGCGCCATCCAGGTCGTTCTGGAGCCGCGGTCACAGATCGAGCCCCAGATGGTCGACGGACGGCCCGTAATCCCGCTTCAGGAAACCGTGACGTTCGCAAACGAGTACTACGCGACCTTCGAGTCGGCACTCGACATGCTCGGTCGGATGTACGACGACGTCGAAACTGACGCGGCCTACCGGATGGAGCCAGCCAGAACATGA